The Catenulispora sp. EB89 genome has a segment encoding these proteins:
- a CDS encoding Gfo/Idh/MocA family protein encodes MTREVIGIAMNGVTGRMGYRQHLLRSILAIREQGGLALPDGRTVWPEPVLVGRNAEKIEALAAQHGLDKWTTSLDEALADPSVTVYFDAQVTQARVPALTKAIEAGKHIYTEKPTAETLQEAVRLAQIADAAGIKHGVVQDKLFLPGLLKLKRLVDSGFFGRILSVRGEFGYWVFEGDWQPAQRPSWNYRSEDGGGIILDMFPHWRYVLDHVIAPVRSVYAEARTDIPTRWDEQGREYKATADDAAYAIFELEGGIVASLNSSWTTRVHREELVEFQIDGTHGSAVAGLRTCKAQHRAATPKPVWNPDIPATEDFLAQWQEVPDNAVMDNGFKVQWEMFLAHLVADAPYRHDLWAGARGVQLAELGAQSWREGRKVAVPELDRAGK; translated from the coding sequence ATGACACGCGAAGTGATCGGCATAGCGATGAACGGCGTCACCGGACGCATGGGCTACCGGCAGCACCTGCTCCGGTCGATCCTGGCGATCCGCGAGCAGGGCGGCCTGGCGCTGCCCGACGGCCGCACCGTCTGGCCCGAGCCGGTCCTGGTCGGCCGCAACGCCGAGAAGATCGAGGCGCTGGCCGCCCAGCACGGCCTGGACAAGTGGACCACCTCCCTGGACGAGGCGCTGGCCGACCCGTCGGTCACCGTCTACTTCGACGCGCAGGTCACGCAGGCCCGCGTCCCGGCGCTGACCAAGGCGATCGAGGCCGGCAAGCACATCTACACCGAGAAGCCGACGGCCGAGACGCTGCAGGAGGCGGTCCGGCTCGCGCAGATCGCCGACGCCGCCGGGATCAAGCACGGCGTGGTGCAGGACAAGCTGTTCCTGCCGGGCCTGCTGAAGTTGAAGCGGCTCGTGGACTCCGGTTTCTTCGGCCGCATCCTGTCGGTGCGCGGCGAGTTCGGGTACTGGGTCTTCGAGGGCGACTGGCAGCCGGCGCAGCGGCCGTCGTGGAACTACCGCAGCGAGGACGGCGGCGGCATCATCCTGGACATGTTCCCGCACTGGCGGTACGTGCTGGACCACGTGATCGCGCCGGTCCGGAGCGTCTACGCCGAGGCCCGCACGGACATCCCGACGCGCTGGGACGAGCAGGGCCGGGAGTACAAGGCCACGGCCGACGACGCCGCGTACGCCATCTTCGAGCTCGAAGGCGGGATCGTCGCCTCGCTGAACTCCTCGTGGACCACGCGCGTGCACCGCGAGGAGCTGGTCGAGTTCCAGATCGACGGCACGCACGGCAGCGCCGTCGCCGGGCTGCGCACCTGCAAGGCGCAGCACCGCGCCGCGACGCCGAAGCCGGTGTGGAACCCGGACATCCCGGCGACCGAGGACTTCCTCGCGCAGTGGCAGGAGGTGCCGGACAACGCCGTCATGGACAACGGCTTCAAGGTGCAGTGGGAGATGTTCCTCGCGCACCTGGTCGCCGACGCGCCGTACCGCCACGACCTGTGGGCCGGGGCGCGCGGCGTACAGCTGGCCGAGCTCGGCGCGCAGTCCTGGCGCGAGGGGCGCAAGGTCGCCGTGCCGGAGCTCGACCGGGCCGGGAAGTGA
- a CDS encoding sugar phosphate isomerase/epimerase family protein yields MKLSLNQATVKRLTLAEAVDGCVRAGVPAIGLWRDRVQEIGIEGAAKIVRESGLEVTSLCRGGFMTAANTEERAAALADNKQAVLEAAGVGTDVLVLVVGGLPAGSKDLPAARTTVAESIADLAPFAAEHGVKLAIEPLHPMFCADRAVVSTLGQALDIAEAFPAEQVGVVVDTYHVWWDPRLEASIARAGAGNRILSYQECDWVVPLPADMLLGRGHVGDGHIDFARMRALVTAAGWKGHAEVEIFNQEIWDTDGDRTIATVRARHEAVSAASGL; encoded by the coding sequence ATGAAGCTCTCCCTGAACCAGGCCACCGTCAAGCGCCTCACCCTCGCCGAGGCCGTCGACGGCTGCGTCCGCGCCGGCGTCCCGGCCATCGGCCTGTGGCGCGACCGCGTGCAGGAGATCGGCATCGAGGGCGCCGCCAAGATCGTGCGCGAGTCAGGCCTCGAAGTCACCAGCCTGTGCCGGGGCGGCTTCATGACCGCCGCCAACACCGAGGAACGCGCCGCCGCGCTCGCCGACAACAAGCAGGCGGTCCTGGAAGCCGCCGGCGTCGGCACCGACGTGCTCGTCCTCGTCGTCGGTGGGCTGCCCGCCGGCTCCAAGGACCTGCCCGCCGCCCGCACCACGGTCGCCGAGAGCATCGCCGATCTCGCGCCGTTCGCCGCCGAGCACGGGGTGAAGCTCGCGATCGAGCCGCTGCACCCGATGTTCTGCGCCGACCGCGCCGTGGTCTCCACGCTCGGGCAGGCCCTCGACATCGCCGAGGCGTTCCCGGCCGAGCAGGTCGGCGTCGTCGTCGACACCTACCACGTGTGGTGGGACCCGCGGCTGGAGGCGTCGATCGCCCGTGCCGGCGCGGGGAACCGGATCCTGTCCTACCAGGAGTGCGACTGGGTCGTGCCGCTGCCGGCCGACATGCTGCTGGGCCGAGGGCACGTCGGCGACGGCCACATCGACTTCGCGCGGATGCGGGCTCTGGTCACCGCCGCGGGGTGGAAGGGCCACGCCGAGGTGGAGATCTTCAACCAGGAGATCTGGGACACGGACGGCGACCGGACCATCGCCACCGTCCGGGCCCGCCACGAGGCGGTCAGCGCCGCCTCGGGGCTCTGA
- a CDS encoding PP2C family protein-serine/threonine phosphatase — MDALRSALDGWRPPLPEESGRAHITGPAYGEWPVPVASPYGQALPIPLTARGVSLGTMVLGGPGKGGFAGATVPLATELASRIAAALDNARQYAEQVEIVRGLQRSLLPPSLPTVPGLDIGVVYEAASNSDGVHVGGDFYDVFPISRKVWGFAVGDVCGTGPEAAALTGLARHSLRLLAREGRSPVTVVERLNQAVLEEGELAGDAGRFITLLYGEVEPRPDGSAQLVLVCAGHPLPLILRQDGSVRAAANPQPLLGVLPDPTLYAEDVELGAGEVLLVYTDGASERRNGRLMLGDEGVAAALSGCSGMTAPGVVARVRQAVVDFGSSGTRDDLALLALRAYKG; from the coding sequence TTGGACGCCCTGCGCTCGGCGCTGGACGGTTGGCGGCCGCCGCTGCCCGAGGAAAGTGGCAGGGCTCACATCACCGGTCCGGCGTACGGCGAGTGGCCCGTCCCGGTGGCCTCGCCCTACGGCCAGGCGCTGCCGATCCCGCTCACCGCGCGCGGCGTGTCGCTGGGCACCATGGTCCTCGGCGGCCCCGGCAAGGGCGGCTTCGCCGGCGCCACGGTGCCGCTGGCGACGGAGCTGGCGTCCCGGATCGCCGCCGCGCTGGACAACGCGCGGCAGTACGCCGAACAGGTGGAGATCGTCCGGGGCCTGCAACGCTCGCTGCTGCCGCCCTCGCTGCCGACGGTGCCGGGCCTGGACATCGGCGTGGTCTACGAGGCCGCGTCCAACAGCGACGGCGTGCACGTCGGCGGCGACTTCTACGACGTGTTCCCGATCAGCCGGAAGGTCTGGGGCTTCGCGGTCGGCGATGTCTGCGGCACCGGTCCGGAGGCCGCCGCCCTGACCGGCCTGGCCCGGCACTCGCTGCGGCTGCTGGCCCGCGAGGGGCGCTCGCCGGTCACGGTGGTCGAGCGGCTGAACCAGGCGGTGTTGGAAGAGGGCGAACTCGCCGGCGACGCCGGCCGTTTCATCACCCTGCTGTACGGCGAGGTCGAACCCCGCCCCGACGGCTCGGCGCAGCTGGTGCTGGTCTGCGCCGGCCATCCGCTGCCGCTGATCCTGCGCCAGGACGGCAGCGTCCGCGCCGCCGCGAACCCGCAGCCCCTGCTCGGCGTCCTGCCGGACCCCACGCTGTACGCCGAGGACGTGGAACTGGGCGCCGGCGAAGTGCTGCTGGTCTACACCGACGGCGCGAGCGAGCGCCGCAACGGTCGGCTGATGCTCGGCGACGAGGGCGTGGCCGCGGCCCTGTCCGGCTGTTCGGGCATGACCGCGCCGGGGGTGGTGGCGCGGGTGCGGCAGGCGGTCGTGGACTTCGGATCGTCGGGGACACGGGACGACCTGGCGCTTTTGGCGCTGCGCGCCTACAAGGGCTGA
- a CDS encoding EamA family transporter, which produces MSLLSAEATAAGAPGILVPVVLSAAFLHASWNAILKFIPDKLTASLLMTLSAGALAGLGLFFVPAPAQASWALLLVSAALHVGYFLMLIKTFEIGDFNQVYPLARGLSPVVVAGFATLLGDPMSRHQTLGIAVVCGGLTVLVFSAGRPKRTQGKALFWAAMTGLSIATYTVTDGVAVRHSGTAAGYTVWMMLAESTMMTAACVTIMMRRGATGAAAGFRVTLRKLSRGDVVRGVIAGPLSFVAYGLVLWAQTRGALAAVSALRETSVIFGAALGSVFLREPFGRYRIFAAVTIASGILILEAA; this is translated from the coding sequence TTGAGTCTGCTCAGCGCTGAGGCCACGGCTGCCGGTGCGCCCGGAATCCTGGTCCCCGTCGTCCTGTCCGCGGCCTTTCTGCACGCGAGCTGGAACGCGATCCTCAAGTTCATCCCCGACAAGCTGACCGCCTCGCTGCTGATGACGCTGTCCGCCGGCGCGCTGGCCGGGCTCGGCCTGTTCTTCGTCCCGGCGCCGGCTCAGGCCTCGTGGGCGCTGCTGCTGGTGTCGGCGGCGCTGCACGTCGGGTACTTCCTGATGCTGATCAAGACCTTCGAGATCGGCGACTTCAACCAGGTCTATCCGCTGGCGCGCGGGTTGTCGCCGGTGGTGGTGGCGGGGTTCGCGACGCTGCTGGGCGATCCGATGTCGCGGCACCAGACGCTGGGCATCGCAGTGGTCTGCGGCGGGCTGACGGTGCTCGTGTTCTCCGCCGGGCGGCCGAAGCGGACACAGGGCAAAGCCCTGTTCTGGGCGGCGATGACCGGGCTGTCGATCGCGACGTACACGGTCACGGACGGTGTCGCGGTGCGGCATTCGGGCACGGCGGCCGGGTACACGGTGTGGATGATGCTCGCCGAGAGCACGATGATGACGGCGGCCTGCGTGACGATCATGATGCGGCGGGGCGCGACAGGCGCGGCCGCAGGCTTCCGGGTGACACTTCGCAAGCTGAGCCGCGGCGATGTGGTGCGGGGCGTGATCGCGGGACCGTTGTCCTTCGTGGCCTACGGATTGGTGCTGTGGGCACAGACGCGGGGCGCGCTCGCCGCGGTGTCGGCGTTGCGGGAGACGAGCGTGATCTTCGGGGCGGCGCTGGGCTCGGTGTTCCTGCGCGAGCCCTTCGGGCGGTACCGGATCTTCGCCGCGGTGACGATCGCGAGCGGGATCCTGATCCTCGAAGCGGCATAA
- a CDS encoding SigE family RNA polymerase sigma factor, which yields MDRSYEAEFAEVVAAKGAALRRTAYLMCGDWHLAEDLVQAVFVKVHLHWRRIRRQDSFDAYLRTTLFRVYIDTRRSKWRRETPAEYLPDVEARGTGPSDDRDILVAALRRIPPRQRAVLVLRYWEDLSIEETAGLLGCAAGTVKSQAAKGLAALRPLLAGTVFEPVAREH from the coding sequence ATGGACAGGTCCTACGAGGCGGAGTTCGCCGAAGTCGTCGCAGCCAAGGGCGCGGCACTCCGGCGCACCGCCTATCTGATGTGCGGGGACTGGCATCTTGCCGAGGACCTCGTCCAAGCCGTCTTCGTAAAGGTCCATCTGCACTGGCGGCGTATCCGGCGTCAGGACTCCTTTGACGCCTACCTGCGCACAACGCTCTTCCGCGTGTACATCGACACCCGCCGTTCCAAGTGGCGGCGAGAGACCCCGGCGGAGTACCTGCCGGACGTCGAGGCGCGGGGCACCGGACCCAGCGACGACCGCGACATCCTGGTCGCGGCGCTGCGCCGGATCCCGCCCCGCCAGCGCGCGGTCCTGGTCCTGCGGTACTGGGAGGACCTGAGCATAGAGGAGACGGCAGGGCTCTTGGGGTGCGCCGCGGGCACCGTCAAGAGCCAGGCCGCCAAAGGGCTTGCCGCGCTGCGCCCTCTGCTGGCCGGCACGGTCTTCGAGCCCGTCGCCAGAGAACACTGA
- a CDS encoding dihydrodipicolinate synthase family protein, with translation MSGFTSRVVYAAAHVVADPDADNGAGKPAVLDWDATLRFREHLWSLGFGIADAMDTAQRGMGLDWSATQELIRRSGAAAKAVDSANVPALLACGAGTDQLAPGAHSLPDIKAAYEEQLGVVEAAGARVILMASRAMAASAQSAEDYLTVYGSLLNQASNPVILHWLGDMFDPALAGYWGSPDIPTAMATVLELINANPAKVDGIKISLLNADYELELRSELPERVRLYTGDDFNYPELIKGDDAGHSDALLGIFDGIARPASQALQALDRGDLEAYDRLMGPTVELSRHIFEKPTFNYKAGLVFLAYLNGHQDHFTMVGGLETARDAEHLTELLRLAEIAGVIDDPELAAARFAAVVA, from the coding sequence ATGAGCGGCTTCACTTCGCGCGTCGTGTATGCCGCCGCGCACGTTGTGGCGGATCCGGACGCGGACAACGGCGCGGGCAAGCCCGCGGTCCTGGACTGGGACGCGACGCTGCGCTTCCGCGAGCACCTGTGGTCGCTGGGCTTCGGCATCGCGGACGCCATGGACACCGCGCAGCGCGGGATGGGGCTGGACTGGTCGGCGACGCAGGAGCTGATCCGGCGCAGCGGTGCGGCGGCGAAGGCGGTTGACTCAGCCAACGTGCCTGCGCTGCTCGCGTGCGGCGCGGGCACCGACCAGCTGGCGCCGGGCGCGCATTCGCTCCCTGATATCAAAGCCGCGTACGAGGAGCAGCTCGGCGTCGTCGAGGCGGCCGGCGCCCGCGTGATCCTGATGGCCAGCCGCGCCATGGCCGCGTCCGCACAGTCGGCCGAGGACTACCTGACCGTCTACGGATCCCTGCTGAATCAGGCCTCGAACCCGGTGATCCTGCACTGGCTGGGCGACATGTTCGACCCCGCCCTGGCCGGCTACTGGGGCTCGCCGGACATCCCGACCGCGATGGCGACGGTCCTGGAGCTGATCAACGCCAACCCGGCGAAGGTCGACGGCATCAAGATCTCCCTGCTGAACGCCGACTACGAACTCGAACTCCGCAGCGAACTCCCGGAAAGAGTCCGCCTCTACACCGGCGACGACTTCAACTACCCGGAACTCATCAAGGGCGACGACGCCGGCCACTCCGACGCGCTGCTCGGCATCTTCGACGGCATCGCGCGCCCCGCCTCACAGGCCCTCCAGGCACTGGACCGCGGCGACCTGGAGGCGTACGACCGGCTGATGGGGCCGACGGTCGAGCTGTCGCGGCACATCTTCGAGAAGCCGACGTTCAACTACAAGGCCGGCCTGGTCTTCCTGGCCTACCTGAACGGCCACCAGGACCACTTCACGATGGTCGGCGGCCTGGAGACGGCACGCGACGCGGAGCACCTGACGGAGCTGTTGCGGCTGGCGGAGATCGCCGGGGTCATCGACGATCCGGAACTGGCCGCGGCCCGGTTCGCGGCGGTCGTCGCATGA
- a CDS encoding two-component system response regulator encodes MTDAHRASTPADADIKILLVDDRPENLLALESILGSLGHELITASSGEQALRAVLREDFAVILLDVRMPGMDGFEVAAHVRLRERSRDTPIIFLTAAGDGPHQTLRGYAAGAADYLTKPFDPWVLRAKVGVFAELHRKNRQLKEQAEMLREAAGVTPRMLDELSNRLGAIEGTLALLVDQDGREGTVGRLERRVVRMRAALDAVRV; translated from the coding sequence GTGACCGACGCCCACCGCGCCTCGACGCCGGCCGACGCCGACATCAAGATCCTGCTGGTCGACGACCGCCCGGAGAACCTGCTGGCCCTGGAGTCCATCCTGGGCTCCCTGGGCCACGAGCTGATCACCGCGTCCTCCGGCGAGCAGGCACTGCGCGCGGTCCTGCGCGAGGACTTCGCGGTGATCCTCCTGGACGTCCGCATGCCCGGCATGGACGGCTTCGAGGTCGCCGCGCACGTCCGCCTGCGCGAACGCTCCCGCGACACCCCGATCATCTTCCTCACCGCCGCCGGCGACGGCCCGCACCAGACCCTGCGCGGCTACGCGGCCGGCGCCGCGGACTACCTGACCAAACCCTTCGACCCCTGGGTCCTGCGCGCGAAGGTCGGCGTCTTCGCCGAGCTGCACCGCAAGAACCGCCAGCTGAAGGAGCAGGCGGAGATGCTGCGCGAGGCGGCGGGGGTGACGCCGCGGATGCTGGACGAGCTGTCGAACCGGCTCGGCGCCATCGAGGGGACGCTGGCGCTGCTGGTCGACCAGGACGGCCGCGAGGGGACGGTCGGGCGGCTGGAGCGCCGGGTGGTGCGGATGCGGGCGGCTTTGGACGCGGTGCGGGTTTAG
- a CDS encoding LacI family DNA-binding transcriptional regulator: protein MSTQRSTPSPAPRRVGATLQQVADAAGVSLATASRVLNGSTRIVNAELSEHVREVATRLRYVSNGPAQALARATTSLVGLLVHDVNDPYFSAIAAGAMRVARERDLLVMVANTYREPALELDYITRLGAQRARAILVAGSPPVDPALAEPLRERLLDYQQGGGRVVTIGDQGPEIDAVLPANVQGAREAALHLTGLGHREIGMVVGPRGLVTIADRSEGFRRGLAESAGDPVVAHEIEGDFTRDGGYDATRRLLAEHPGVTAVFAMADVMAIGALAALREAGRRVPADVSLVGFDDLPICADLVPALTTVRVDTEGMGAQAMRMVVEPVAEAAEDAESAEGTEGEAEGRTVVHSATELIVRGSTGPPA from the coding sequence GTGTCCACGCAGAGGTCAACACCCTCGCCGGCCCCGCGCCGCGTCGGCGCCACGCTGCAGCAGGTGGCCGACGCCGCGGGCGTCTCGCTGGCCACCGCCTCGCGAGTGCTGAACGGCAGCACCCGGATCGTGAACGCGGAGCTGAGCGAGCACGTGCGCGAGGTCGCCACCCGGCTGCGCTACGTCTCGAACGGCCCGGCGCAGGCTTTGGCGCGCGCGACGACGTCGCTGGTCGGGCTGCTCGTGCACGACGTCAACGACCCGTACTTCTCGGCCATCGCGGCCGGTGCGATGCGGGTGGCGCGCGAGCGGGACCTGCTGGTGATGGTCGCGAACACCTACCGCGAGCCGGCTCTGGAACTGGACTACATCACCCGCCTCGGGGCCCAGCGGGCCCGCGCGATCCTGGTCGCCGGCTCGCCGCCGGTGGACCCGGCGCTGGCCGAGCCGCTGCGCGAGCGGCTGCTGGACTACCAGCAGGGCGGCGGACGCGTGGTGACCATCGGCGACCAGGGGCCGGAGATCGACGCGGTGCTGCCGGCGAACGTACAGGGCGCGCGGGAAGCGGCGCTGCATCTGACCGGGCTGGGGCACCGCGAGATCGGGATGGTCGTCGGGCCGCGCGGACTCGTCACGATCGCCGACCGCTCCGAGGGGTTTCGCAGAGGGCTGGCGGAGAGCGCGGGGGATCCGGTCGTCGCGCACGAGATCGAGGGCGACTTCACGCGCGACGGCGGATACGACGCCACCCGGCGGCTGCTGGCCGAGCATCCCGGGGTGACGGCGGTGTTCGCGATGGCGGACGTGATGGCCATCGGGGCGCTGGCCGCGCTGCGCGAGGCCGGGCGGCGCGTGCCGGCGGACGTGAGCCTGGTCGGCTTCGACGACCTGCCGATCTGCGCCGATCTGGTGCCCGCGCTGACGACGGTGCGCGTCGATACCGAGGGCATGGGGGCGCAGGCTATGCGGATGGTGGTCGAGCCGGTCGCTGAGGCTGCCGAGGATGCAGAGAGCGCGGAGGGCACGGAGGGCGAGGCCGAGGGGCGCACCGTCGTGCACAGTGCTACTGAACTGATTGTGCGGGGGAGCACAGGGCCGCCCGCCTGA
- a CDS encoding HAMP domain-containing protein encodes MTLQSERLADAELDRQLGAILEVAQAVARGDLSRKIALSGDIVDGPVAELAQTIDAMVGQLSGFASEVIRVARELGTEGRLGGQATVPHAEGIWRDITDSVNSAARNLTAQVRDIAGVTTAVAQGDLTQKITVEVAGEMLELKDTINTMVDQLSGFADEVTRVSLEVGTEGRLGGQARVPGVAGTWKDLTDSVNSMADNLTTQVRNIAQVATAVASGDLTQTITVDARGEILELKTTLNKMVDRLGTFADEVTRVAREVGTEGKLGGQATVRGVAGTWKDLTDNVNAMANNLTSQVRNIAQVTTAVANGDLSKRIDVEARGEILELKTTLNTMVDRLSAFASEVTRVAREVGTEGKLGGQATVEDVSGTWQRLTESVNELASNLTTQVRAIAEVATAVTAGDLTRLITVEAKGEVADLKNNINQMIGNLRETTRRNDQQDWLNTNLARMSGLMQGQRDLDAVSALIMSELTPLVNAQYGAFYLARRESGTKVLNLIASYGVDRESPDVTSRFRLGQGLVGQAAVERKPIMIQHAPVDYIRISSGLGSAPPSSVAVLPVLFENEVMAVIELASFHSFDEVHRALLESLMEMVGVTVNTITANTRTEELLGESRRLADELKARTDELQMQQKELRRSNAELEEKAELLARQNQDIEVKNSEIEQARQELEERANQLTMSSRYKSEFLANMSHELRTPLNSLLILARLMSDNAEGNLTERQVEYAETIHGAGSDLLQLINDILDLSKIEAGRMDVQPARIAVSQLVDYVEATFRPQTEQKGLDLRVRVTPAVPAHLFTDEQRLQQVLRNLLSNSVKFTESGHVELVVDTVDDVVLGGPEDSNEVALEPAVSFAVSDTGIGIVDDKIQTVFEAFQQEDGTTSRRYGGTGLGLSISREIAKLLGGGIRAESQRGRGSTFTLFLPHAVGPDGAAVFGSTGSLGYGTSPLPAGGTAEPAPTLPLIPEQSPHPDLYLPSTELYAAGSDITFDGEKILIVDDDIRNVFALTSVLEQQGCTVMNAENGRAGLEALERADDVALVLMDVMMPEMDGYATMAAIREIDRYKNLPIIALTAKAMRGDREKSIEAGASDYVTKPVDTPHLLSVMRGWLDADTGAQPAAGGQTP; translated from the coding sequence ATGACGCTGCAATCGGAACGCCTGGCGGACGCCGAGCTCGATCGCCAGCTCGGAGCCATCCTGGAGGTGGCCCAGGCGGTGGCCCGGGGCGACCTGTCGCGCAAGATCGCGCTGTCCGGGGACATCGTCGACGGACCGGTGGCCGAACTCGCCCAGACCATCGACGCCATGGTCGGGCAGCTGTCCGGCTTCGCGTCCGAGGTGATCCGGGTGGCCCGCGAGCTGGGCACCGAGGGCCGCCTCGGCGGTCAGGCCACTGTCCCGCACGCCGAGGGCATCTGGCGCGACATCACCGACTCCGTGAACTCCGCGGCCCGCAACCTCACCGCGCAGGTCCGCGACATAGCGGGAGTGACCACCGCGGTCGCGCAGGGCGACCTGACCCAGAAGATCACGGTCGAGGTGGCCGGCGAGATGCTGGAGCTGAAGGACACCATCAACACGATGGTGGACCAGCTCTCAGGGTTCGCCGACGAGGTCACCCGCGTGTCCCTGGAAGTGGGCACCGAGGGCCGGCTCGGCGGCCAGGCCCGGGTGCCCGGCGTGGCCGGCACCTGGAAGGACCTCACCGACTCGGTGAACTCCATGGCCGACAACCTGACCACCCAGGTGCGCAACATCGCGCAGGTGGCGACGGCCGTGGCCTCCGGCGACCTGACCCAGACCATCACCGTCGACGCCCGCGGCGAGATCCTGGAACTGAAGACCACGCTGAACAAGATGGTGGACCGGCTCGGCACCTTCGCCGACGAGGTCACCCGCGTGGCCCGCGAGGTCGGCACCGAGGGCAAGCTCGGCGGCCAGGCCACGGTGCGCGGCGTGGCCGGCACCTGGAAGGACCTCACCGACAACGTCAACGCGATGGCGAACAACCTGACCAGCCAGGTGCGGAACATCGCGCAGGTGACCACCGCGGTCGCCAACGGCGACCTGTCCAAGCGCATCGACGTCGAGGCGCGCGGCGAGATCCTGGAACTGAAGACGACGTTGAACACCATGGTGGACCGGCTCTCCGCGTTCGCCTCCGAGGTCACGCGGGTGGCCCGCGAGGTCGGCACCGAGGGCAAGCTCGGCGGCCAGGCCACGGTCGAGGACGTCTCAGGGACCTGGCAGCGGCTGACCGAGTCCGTGAACGAACTCGCGTCGAACCTGACCACGCAGGTCCGCGCGATCGCCGAGGTGGCCACCGCGGTCACCGCCGGCGACCTGACCCGGCTGATCACGGTCGAGGCCAAGGGCGAGGTCGCCGACCTGAAGAACAACATCAACCAGATGATCGGCAACCTGCGCGAGACCACGCGCCGGAACGACCAGCAGGACTGGCTGAACACCAACCTGGCCCGGATGAGCGGCCTGATGCAGGGCCAGCGCGACCTGGACGCGGTCTCCGCGCTGATCATGAGCGAGCTGACCCCGCTGGTGAACGCCCAGTACGGGGCCTTCTACCTGGCCCGCCGGGAGTCCGGCACGAAGGTGCTGAACCTCATCGCCTCCTACGGCGTGGACCGCGAGTCCCCGGACGTCACCTCGCGCTTCCGCCTGGGCCAGGGCCTGGTCGGCCAGGCCGCGGTGGAGCGCAAGCCGATCATGATCCAGCACGCCCCGGTGGACTACATCCGCATCTCCTCCGGGCTGGGCTCGGCCCCGCCGTCCTCGGTCGCGGTGCTGCCGGTGCTGTTCGAGAACGAGGTCATGGCGGTCATCGAACTGGCCAGCTTCCACAGCTTCGACGAGGTGCACCGCGCGCTGCTGGAGTCGCTGATGGAGATGGTCGGCGTCACGGTCAACACCATCACCGCCAACACCCGCACCGAGGAGCTGCTCGGCGAGTCCCGCCGGCTGGCCGACGAGCTCAAGGCCCGCACCGACGAGCTGCAGATGCAGCAGAAGGAGCTGCGCCGCTCGAACGCCGAGCTGGAGGAGAAGGCCGAGCTGCTGGCCCGGCAGAACCAGGACATCGAGGTCAAGAACTCCGAGATCGAGCAGGCGCGGCAGGAGCTGGAGGAGCGCGCGAACCAGCTCACGATGTCCTCGCGCTACAAGTCCGAGTTCCTGGCGAACATGTCGCACGAGCTGCGCACCCCGCTCAACAGCCTGCTGATCCTGGCCCGGCTGATGTCCGACAACGCCGAGGGCAACCTGACCGAGCGCCAGGTGGAGTACGCCGAGACCATCCACGGCGCGGGCAGCGACCTGCTCCAGCTGATCAACGACATCCTGGACCTGAGCAAGATCGAGGCCGGGCGGATGGACGTGCAGCCCGCCCGGATAGCGGTCAGCCAGCTGGTGGACTACGTCGAGGCCACGTTCCGTCCCCAGACCGAGCAGAAGGGCCTGGACCTGCGCGTGCGCGTCACGCCCGCGGTGCCGGCGCACCTGTTCACCGACGAGCAGCGGCTGCAGCAGGTGCTCCGCAACCTGCTGTCGAACTCGGTGAAGTTCACCGAGTCCGGGCACGTGGAGCTGGTCGTGGACACGGTCGACGACGTCGTGCTCGGCGGCCCGGAGGACAGCAACGAGGTCGCGCTGGAGCCGGCCGTGTCCTTCGCGGTGTCCGACACCGGCATCGGCATCGTGGACGACAAGATCCAGACCGTCTTCGAGGCCTTCCAGCAGGAGGACGGCACCACCTCGCGCCGCTACGGCGGCACCGGGCTCGGGCTGTCGATCAGCCGGGAGATCGCCAAGCTGCTCGGCGGCGGCATCCGCGCCGAGAGCCAGCGCGGCCGCGGCTCGACGTTCACGCTGTTCCTGCCGCACGCGGTCGGACCGGACGGCGCCGCGGTGTTCGGCAGCACCGGCAGCCTCGGCTACGGCACCAGCCCGCTGCCGGCCGGCGGGACCGCCGAACCGGCGCCGACACTGCCGCTGATCCCCGAGCAGTCCCCGCATCCGGACCTGTATCTGCCCTCCACGGAGCTCTACGCGGCCGGGTCGGACATCACCTTCGACGGGGAGAAGATCCTCATCGTCGACGACGACATCCGCAACGTCTTCGCGCTGACCTCGGTCCTGGAACAGCAGGGCTGCACGGTCATGAACGCCGAGAACGGCCGCGCGGGCCTGGAGGCCCTGGAGCGCGCCGACGACGTGGCGCTGGTCCTGATGGACGTGATGATGCCGGAGATGGACGGCTACGCCACGATGGCCGCGATCCGCGAGATCGACCGCTACAAGAACCTGCCGATCATCGCCCTGACCGCCAAGGCCATGCGCGGCGACCGGGAGAAGTCGATCGAGGCCGGCGCCTCGGACTACGTCACGAAACCGGTGGACACTCCCCACCTGCTCTCCGTCATGCGAGGCTGGCTCGACGCCGATACCGGCGCCCAGCCCGCCGCAGGAGGCCAGACCCCGTGA